The window CAGATCCGCCTCGATCAGGACCTTATCCGGCCTGTAGTTGAAGACGATTTCCTTGTTGACATGGCCGTCGACGTACTCGTAGTCGAAATCGGCGTCAAACTCTTCGCTGATCCTGATGTCACGCTTTCCGTCCTTTGTGAAGACAACGGCAAATTTGTCGTCGTTAATTTTGGGGTCCTTGGTTTGCTTTGCGCGCTTCTCAGGAAGCCCCTCTGGACCGATAATTTTGGCTTCGGGCCATTGCTTGGCCCACTcagagatgaagatgtgGTGTTCAAAGTCAAGCGCGACGATGTACGCGACGTTGCCTCCCAGCTCGGcgaccttggccttggtttCCTCCGTGAGGGCCACGGGCGAGAAGACGGCGAGATTGCCAGATGTGAGCCTCACTATGGGATGCACGATTAGCACGGGTGTTGGCGAGTTGGTGAGACATTGTGGGCGCTAAGCCTTATTATGTGGGAATCGTGAGACATACCTAGCGTTCCACGGCCGCCAATCTGGATTCTGCCGAAGCGTGCAAAAGGCACCGAGAAGGCCACCACATTGGGTGTGACGTTGCGGATGACCATGAGATCAGCCGGATTGGCTGGAATCAAGCTTGCAGACATTTTGAGTGAGTCTGAAGTGCCGGATGAGAAGTGGAAATGTCGTTGCGCAGCTCGAGAAGTGCGTAGAGGCGAGTCTAAGTCGAAGAGAAGAGTCTGGGTGACGATGCTATTGCGTGTGAGTCCATGACGCAagattggcgatgatgcGACGCGGCCACTATTTAAGCACTTGGGCCACAAGGCTAAGGGCCGATATGGTTTCATCTGCAACTCAAATTATTGCTGGTCTATCTCGGATGTTTCCTTCGTCAAGCAGTTAGTAAGCGTCCAGGGGCCGGTGAGAAAAGATGCTAATCGGCATTGGGTCCGTCCTTGGTGGCAACAGCAGCCGTTTAGGAATTCCAAATTCTGAAAGTCGTTCGGCCACAGCGCAAAAAAGCATAGAGAAACGTTCCCGAATGCGGCTGTGGGCGAGCCGAGGCTTACACCCAGTAGCCTAATCAAGCTCCAGTCATCTCATCTCGTCCGCGGTGCTAGATCCAACACGAGATCATGACATCAAGGCCGTTGCAATCGGACTCGGAAGGAAAATTGCCCGTGGAGCTGGGTCAGGCGGTTATTCGGCTCTGTTAACAACCCGTCGATATGATAAAGCGCAGGGCTTGTCCGAGCTCGTCCGAATAGGGCTGCGCTGGGAGGCTGCGCTGCTTGCGCGCAAACAACGGACAAACTACGCCTCAATCAATGTCAAGTATTTGATAGTTTTACCGCCGTCGCGCTAATGTGGAGCCAGGATGCTTTCCTGAGCTGGTAGGGCGAGGCTATGCCGCGGCAGATCCCCAGTAAATAGGTGAGACGCCTAAGTCTCATTTATACATTTTTAAACTCGACTCCACAAGATAAGACATAGCAGCCAGCTTCTTATTGCCGCTATAATCAAGCTACGAACGGAATATTCTACCACTGAAACTTTATCAGCATACTCTTCTGGCCTCTTTCTAGAAGCTACACTAATGTAATACAAATAATTAATGGACCTTATAAGTCTAGACGAAGCATTTGAGTTGGAACAAAAGATGCCGTATCTTCATTCACCCCTCAAGGACTGTGAAATATCCGTTGCTCTCTGAAGAAAACAGTAGAGGCCCACCCACTCGGCCGAAGACTTGGATACAGCTATGAGGAGCCCCAGCCCCGACCTACCTCACCCACCCCGACCAACCCGGGGACCACTCAACCCACTTTGCTCTAAGCCAAGGTGCGGCGCCTCTCTCCTCGGCCGAACTCATTATAGGGTC is drawn from Trichoderma asperellum chromosome 4, complete sequence and contains these coding sequences:
- a CDS encoding uncharacterized protein (EggNog:ENOG41) produces the protein MSASLIPANPADLMVIRNVTPNVVAFSVPFARFGRIQIGGRGTLVRLTSGNLAVFSPVALTEETKAKVAELGGNVAYIVALDFEHHIFISEWAKQWPEAKIIGPEGLPEKRAKQTKDPKINDDKFAVVFTKDGKRDIRISEEFDADFDYEYVDGHVNKEIVFNYRPDKVLIEADLMFNLPATEQYSKVPESERPSGFLNKLFHSVQNTSGEATWPKRFNWHLAKDRNSMSDSLKVIDQWDFTTLIPCHGDVLEGNGKEIFRKIFQWHLQGKM